A stretch of Polypterus senegalus isolate Bchr_013 chromosome 3, ASM1683550v1, whole genome shotgun sequence DNA encodes these proteins:
- the LOC120526546 gene encoding trace amine-associated receptor 13c-like has protein sequence MNITELLLQEKLHFCFKSTNISCPKNIRSSGAYAALYLFFSTGTLITICGNLLVIISVSHFKQLHTPTNFLVLSLAITDFLLGVCVMPISMVRTVETCWYFGNTVCVIHSYFDFALCTISICHLIFISIDRYQAVCNPLFYSSKITVYVALIFIFVGWAVPVIYTAGLFYFKGNLEGNEYYDPCPGDCLVLLNSLWGVLDTLLTFFVPCLIMLNVYGKIFMVAKQHAIAIRSITNCPVNEKKQITMQNKERKATKTLGIVMGVFCLCWLPFFVNNLIAPYISLVTPPIIVDAFGWLGYFNSGFNPIIYGFFYPWFRKALKIIYTLEIFKSDSSLIKLFPDI, from the coding sequence ATGAATATCACTGAGCTTCTGTTACAGGAAAAATTGCATTTCTGCTTCAAATCAACCAACATTTCATGTCCTAAAAATATTAGATCTTCTGGAGCCTATGCTGCATTATATCTGTTTTTTTCAACTGGAACACTTATAACAATATGTGGAAATCTGCTAGTGATCATCTCTGTTTCTCATTTCAAGCAGCTACATACCCCAACCAACTTTCTGGTACTCTCTCTTGCCATTACTGATTTTCTTCTTGGGGTATGTGTGATGCCAATTAGCATGGTAAGAACCGTTGAAACATGTTGGTACTTTGGGAACACAGTTTGTGTCATTCACTCATATTTTGACTTTGCACTATGCACAATTTCAATTTGTCATTTAATATTCATATCTATAGATCGTTATCAGGCTGTTTGTAACCCTTTATTTTACTCTTCAAAAATAACTGTGTATGTagcattgattttcatttttgtaggTTGGGCTGTACCAGTAATTTACACAGCAGGACTATTTTACTTTAAAGGAAATTTAGAAGGTAATGAGTATTATGATCCTTGCCCTGGAGattgtttagttttgttaaactcACTTTGGGGTGTACTTGACACTTTGCTTACTTTTTTTGTCCCTTGTTTAATAATGTTAAACGTTTATGGAAAAATTTTTATGGTTGCAAAACAACATGCAATAGCAATTAGGTCTATAACAAATTGCCCagtgaatgaaaaaaaacagataaccatgcaaaataaagaaaggaaagctACTAAAACTCTAGGTATTGTGATgggagttttttgtttgtgttggttgCCATTCTTTGTCAATAATCTTATAGCACCTTACATAAGTTTAGTTACTCCACCAATAATAGTGGATGCCTTTGGATGGCTAGGCTATTTTAATTCTGGATTTAACCCAATTATATATGGCTTTTTTTATCCTTGGTTCCGAAaagcgttaaaaataatttatacccTTGAAATATTTAAATCAGATTCATCTTTAATTAAGCTGTTTCCAGACATTTAG